The region TCCGGGCTCGTCGAACCGGCGCTGCATCAGACGGTCGGCGAGGTTCTCTATGCCGGCCCGGTAGGGCGTACGGGAGAGTTTGCGGGCGGCACCGTACACGCGCGCGGGGACCAGCACCGAGCCGTCGGCCTTCGCGAGCGCCGCCACGGGACGGACCAGGTGGCGTCGCTTACGGTCCATCAGGAGGTCGGCCAGGCGGGCGGGGTGGGCGTCCAGCACCTGCCGGGCGCCGTAGCCGGTGAAGTGGTCGGCGCTGCCCGAGGCCAGACGGGCGCGATGGCGGGCCGCCGTCACCAGGGACGGGCCCGGTTCGTCGGTCAGCGGGCCCTCCAGGTCGGCGTACGGGAGGACGTCCTCGCCGCCCGCCACCACCACGTGGTGCAGGCGCGGGTTCGCCGCGAGGGTGCCCGCCCGCTCCAGTTCCGCCTCGCGCCCGCCCACCACCAGGTCGTTGAAGGTGACCGCCACGAGCCGCTCCCCGGCGCCCGTGCCGTGCCCCAGTACCGTCCCGGGCATGCCCGGGAGGCCCGCCGCCAGGAGCGCGAGTGTCCCCGAGGCCGGCCCGCCGGACAGGTCCGCCCCTATCCCCGGGACGGGCATCCCGCGCGCGGCACGCCGTTCCGCGGGACCCATCCCGGGCACCGGCCCGGGGTCCACGTCGGCGCCGGGTACATGGCGAGGGGCCGACAGCCGGGCGCGTACCGCCTCGACCAGCGCGTCCCGTACGCCGTCCACCGCGCTGTCGGGGTCCACGGAGGCTGCCGCGACCGCGAGGGAGGCCACCGGTTCGTACCCGGCGATCTCACGTGCCCCGGCGCGCAGGATCAGCGCGTGCCCGGGCGGAATGCGCCGTACGCCGTCGTAGGGGGTCGAGTCGTGCAGCGCGGCCGGTACGTCGGGGGCCGCGAGGAGGGCGGCGAGATGGCCGAAGTCGAGGTTGGCCTCGATGAGGTCGGCGAGCGGAAGGGCCGCCGTCGCATAGGCCGTACCGCCCGCCCAGGGGACGTGGAACACCGGGCGCGCGCCCGCGAGGTCGCCGCAGACCATGAGCCGGCGCCCCACCTGGACGATCGCCGTGTAGCTGCCCGGCCAGGCCGTCAGATGGCGAAGTGCCCCTCCGCGGGCGGCGAACAGCGCGACCCGCAGCTGCTCGTCGGTGGCTCCGCAGGTGCCCAGGACAGCGATCCGGGTCTGGTCGTCGGCCCGCACGACGCGCACCTCGTCGGGGCGCCAGTCGCC is a window of Streptomyces sp. B21-083 DNA encoding:
- a CDS encoding asparagine synthase-related protein translates to MRWLVGWSSTAAVAAKFATGPAGYTAGGAGSGTGAGYAAGATGYEGETVHPVGSQLLWGDPDPLWAVGDWRPDEVRVVRADDQTRIAVLGTCGATDEQLRVALFAARGGALRHLTAWPGSYTAIVQVGRRLMVCGDLAGARPVFHVPWAGGTAYATAALPLADLIEANLDFGHLAALLAAPDVPAALHDSTPYDGVRRIPPGHALILRAGAREIAGYEPVASLAVAAASVDPDSAVDGVRDALVEAVRARLSAPRHVPGADVDPGPVPGMGPAERRAARGMPVPGIGADLSGGPASGTLALLAAGLPGMPGTVLGHGTGAGERLVAVTFNDLVVGGREAELERAGTLAANPRLHHVVVAGGEDVLPYADLEGPLTDEPGPSLVTAARHRARLASGSADHFTGYGARQVLDAHPARLADLLMDRKRRHLVRPVAALAKADGSVLVPARVYGAARKLSRTPYRAGIENLADRLMQRRFDEPGGAVGASLAALTWARPGPAARWLTGEALAEVSVRLNWATDRAGVGVGPGQRPGDFRARAALTRQAADVRVLEQAAEIRFQRLHTPFLDNQVVRACRALPEALRVQPGARASILRTVLEGAGVADLPPGWGAPSHASANAASRTGLRVSVESLMTLFDTPLLAEAGLVEARVVRKALRAASEGEPLPLDGLADLVSLEVWLRRLLSRRGTCWTGTPARQRAVPSGITPQRGALGAGAGAHASGG